One Microcaecilia unicolor chromosome 8, aMicUni1.1, whole genome shotgun sequence DNA window includes the following coding sequences:
- the UNKL gene encoding putative E3 ubiquitin-protein ligase UNKL isoform X3, with translation MSLDKELEDPECRDPTLTSQRLLGSSAPVNIPGSLARSSSLHSSSSLSTSPLSSLSQSFLSSNMTPHQQQSQPLKSEHSILGTSASSHNSLGLNGVTGSIWDFVTGSFSPSPSPVFTSGTTSSTSTNSNSNELARVRRELDEAKRKIKRWEDSWQQVKQACDAWQKEAQEAKERAKLADADRQLALLKKEEAENQLKKLQEDFDVVCLSPNLPLGRKFGDIDKLPLPKLHSLQNQLRSDLETIDGVIFQLHSKKCIVCQEHNHSVVLQPCQHYVLCEHCAPSKPECPYCKTKIMKW, from the exons ATGTCCTTAGATAAAGAATTGGAAGATCCTGAGTGCAGAGACCCGACATTAACAA GTCAGAGGTTGTTGGGAAGCTCGGCTCCTGTCAATATTCCAGGATCTTTGGCTCGTTCCTCATCTCTGCATTCATCTTCTTCCCTTTCCACTTCTCCACTCAGTTCCCTGTCGCAGTCTTTTCTGTCATCCAATATGACCCCTCACCAGCAACAGTCCCAACCTTTGAAGTCTGAACATAGTATTTTGGGTACATCTGCCTCCTCACACAATTCGTTAG GATTAAATGGAGTTACTGGCAGCATTTGGGATTTTGTTACTGGGAGTTTCTCACCCAGCCCTTCCCCTGTGTTCACCAGCGGAACGACATCCTCCACGAGTACAAACTCCAATAGCAATGAACTGGCCCGAGTTCGCCGGGAACTTGATGAGGCAAAGAGGAAAATAAAGCGTTGGGAAGATTCTTGGCAACAAGTCAAACAG GCCTGTGATGCATGGCAGAAGGAGGCTCAGGAAGCAAAAGAACGGGCCAAACTGGCAGATGCAGACAGGCAGCTGGCCCTGCTGAAGAAGGAAGAAGCGGAAAACCAGCTTAAGAAGCTACAAGAAGATTTCGATGTTGTATGTCTATCCCCAAATCTTCCACTGGGGAGGAAATTCGGGGACATAGACAAGCTTCCCTTACCAAAGCTTCATTCTCTGCAGAACCAGCTGCGCTCAGATCTAGAAACCATCGATGGG gtcatttttcagcttcATTCAAAGAAGTGTATCGTCTGCCAAGAACATAACCACAGCGTGGTCCTGCAGCCATGCCAGCATTACGTACTGTGTGAACACTGTGCACCTAGCAAACCGGAATGCCCTTACTGCAAGACGAAAATCATGAAATGGTGA